The region GAACCACCCTCGAGCAGCTCGAGGAACGCCTGGAGGCCGAGGGCAACACGTCACTACTCGAAAGGACCCCTGCATGAGCACCATTCGCGTCGGCTCCGCACCCGACTCATGGGGTGTGTGGTTTCCCGACGATCCGCAGCAGACTCCCTACCACCGCTTCCTCGACGAGGTCGCCGAGTCCGGTTACGAGTGGATCGAGCTGGGCCCGTACGGTTACCTGCCCACCGATCCGGAGAGGCTGGTCGAGGAGCTCGGCTCGCGTGGGCTGAAGCTCTCGGCGGGAACGGTTTTCGAGCATCTGCACCAGGATCATTCCTGGGATGCGGTGTGGGGCCAGATCGAGGACGTCGCCCGGTTGACCGCCGCGGTCGGCGGCAAGCACGTCGTCGTCATCCCCGAGATGTGGCGCGACCCGTCCACCGGCGCGGTGCTCGAGGACCGCAACCTCACCCCCGAGCAGTGGCGCAAGAAGACCCAGGGGATGAACGAACTCGGCAAGGCGATGTTCGAGAAGTACGGCGTCCGAGCGCAATACCACCCGCACGCCGACAGCCACGTCGACACCGAGGAGAACGTCTACCGTTTCCTCGACGGCACCGACGGCGAGTTCGTCAACCTGTGCCTGGACACCGGCCACATCTCCTACTGCGGCGGCGACAACATCGCGATCATCCGGCGAGCGCCCGAGCGCATCGGCTACCTGCACCTCAAGCAGGTCGATCCCGAGGTGCGCGCCAAGGTCGAGGCCGAGGACCTGCCGT is a window of Mycolicibacterium chubuense NBB4 DNA encoding:
- a CDS encoding sugar phosphate isomerase/epimerase family protein; this translates as MSTIRVGSAPDSWGVWFPDDPQQTPYHRFLDEVAESGYEWIELGPYGYLPTDPERLVEELGSRGLKLSAGTVFEHLHQDHSWDAVWGQIEDVARLTAAVGGKHVVVIPEMWRDPSTGAVLEDRNLTPEQWRKKTQGMNELGKAMFEKYGVRAQYHPHADSHVDTEENVYRFLDGTDGEFVNLCLDTGHISYCGGDNIAIIRRAPERIGYLHLKQVDPEVRAKVEAEDLPFGEAVKLGAMTEPPRGIPDMPPLLAEIESLGIDVFAIVEQDMYPCEVDAPLPIAQRTRKYLGSCGVPSVTFS